One genomic segment of Clavelina lepadiformis chromosome 3, kaClaLepa1.1, whole genome shotgun sequence includes these proteins:
- the LOC143448591 gene encoding uncharacterized protein LOC143448591 isoform X1 gives MKVIVAGFPKTGTTTMCTALTILGYKTYDFFEHYSYRGDDWNKLLESGGSVDDFKRMYQDVDAVTDVPACYFWEQIHEAFPDAKIILSIRDEDAWYKSFSKQFVTSNGLQNFFTIAPSIPLFDLWKFYKWYKNTMRVVSGIEFPSKKPPNEMVSRLKYRLHNNYVIQMAPKDKLLVYKVSEGWEPLCKFLNAVVPNLSFPCKNVNATFWKEAAKENPIAIANRKRNSRLLIKLFGGLALIVALCYKLS, from the exons ATGAAAGTGATTGTGGCAGGTTTTCCCAAGACTGGAACCACAACAATGTGTACAGCATTGACTATTCTTGGATATAAGACGTATGACTTTTTCGAACATTATTCATATCGTGGTGATGACTGGAACAAATTATTAGAAAGTGGTGGATCTGTTGATGATTTCAAAAGGATGTACCAAGACGTTGATGCTGTCACAGATGTACCAGCTTGTTATTTTTGGGAACAAATTCATGAAGCATTTCCTGATGCAaag ATTATTTTGTCCATACGTGATGAAGATGCAtggtataaaagtttttccaAACAGTTTGTAACCAGCAATGGGCTTCAGAACTTTTTCACAATTGCTCCATCTATTCCATTATTTGACTTGTGGAAGTTTTACAAGTGGTACAAGAATACCA TGAGGGTGGTGAGTGGAATTGAGTTTCCAAGTAAAAAACCTCCTAATGAAATGGTTTCAAGATTAAAATATCGCTTGCACAACAACTATGTAATTCAG ATGGCACCTAAAGATAAACTTCTGGTGTACAAGGTAAGTGAAGGATGGGAACCACTATGCAAGTTCCTTAATGCCGTAGTTCCTAATTTGTCGTTTCCTTGTAAGAATGTGAATGCAACGTTTTGGAAAGAagcagcaaaagaaaatccaATAGCTATTGCTAATCGAAAAAGAAATAGCCGACTTTTGATCAAACTGTTTGGTGGCTTAGCTTTAATTGTTGCACTTTGTTACAAGTTGTCATAA
- the LOC143448591 gene encoding uncharacterized protein LOC143448591 isoform X2 has product MKVIVAGFPKTGTTTMCTALTILGYKTYDFFEHYSYRGDDWNKLLESGGSVDDFKRMYQDVDAVTDVPACYFWEQIHEAFPDAKIILSIRDEDAWYKSFSKQFVTSNGLQNFFTIAPSIPLFDLWKFYKWYKNTMRVVSGIEFPSKKPPNEMVSRLKYRLHNNYVIQMAPKDKLLVYKNVNATFWKEAAKENPIAIANRKRNSRLLIKLFGGLALIVALCYKLS; this is encoded by the exons ATGAAAGTGATTGTGGCAGGTTTTCCCAAGACTGGAACCACAACAATGTGTACAGCATTGACTATTCTTGGATATAAGACGTATGACTTTTTCGAACATTATTCATATCGTGGTGATGACTGGAACAAATTATTAGAAAGTGGTGGATCTGTTGATGATTTCAAAAGGATGTACCAAGACGTTGATGCTGTCACAGATGTACCAGCTTGTTATTTTTGGGAACAAATTCATGAAGCATTTCCTGATGCAaag ATTATTTTGTCCATACGTGATGAAGATGCAtggtataaaagtttttccaAACAGTTTGTAACCAGCAATGGGCTTCAGAACTTTTTCACAATTGCTCCATCTATTCCATTATTTGACTTGTGGAAGTTTTACAAGTGGTACAAGAATACCA TGAGGGTGGTGAGTGGAATTGAGTTTCCAAGTAAAAAACCTCCTAATGAAATGGTTTCAAGATTAAAATATCGCTTGCACAACAACTATGTAATTCAG ATGGCACCTAAAGATAAACTTCTGGTGTACAAG AATGTGAATGCAACGTTTTGGAAAGAagcagcaaaagaaaatccaATAGCTATTGCTAATCGAAAAAGAAATAGCCGACTTTTGATCAAACTGTTTGGTGGCTTAGCTTTAATTGTTGCACTTTGTTACAAGTTGTCATAA